One segment of Hugenholtzia roseola DSM 9546 DNA contains the following:
- the sppA gene encoding signal peptide peptidase SppA, giving the protein MQQNVSIGKRIWNFIVTSFAAAFGVAIFLVVSFFLLLVSTLFSSGGSQPEIKSNSILKLSLTQPISERTPDNPLEAFGIPADKLNLPMGLWEIRKTIRAAAKDDNIKGIYLDLGAVTQGGWSSLNELRLELKAFKESGKFIMAYGETISEKGYYVAALADEIYLNPQGFFEFNGLSSEVPFFAGTFEKLGIRAQVFKVGTFKSAVEPFILDKMSEPNRAQVTSYLNSLHDHFLKSIAADRGLDFNTLKTLSDSMTVRRAEDALTHKLVTNVWYYDQVEAQLRQKLGIEDETEKLNFVSLSRYAASVEAEENESENKIAVIIGEGEIVSGKGSDDQIGSDVIAAQIRKARLDENVKAIVLRINSPGGSALASDVMWREVQLAKEKKPIIASMSDVAASGGYYMAMGCNRIFANENTITGSIGIFGLLFETEDFFKDKLGVTFDRVNTGELSALGMPTKNFSQAEKDFFQELVNEGYENFTSKAAQGRKMPLDSLKNYAEGRVWTGQEAIKRNLVDEFGGLDAAIAYAAKEAKVEDYKTVLYPEKKDFLTQLLEQGSGEIKANLKEEIIKEEVGESYQYLQMLKKVFTWEGIQARAPIDAKNIN; this is encoded by the coding sequence ATGCAACAGAACGTTTCTATCGGAAAAAGAATATGGAACTTTATCGTAACCAGTTTTGCTGCCGCCTTTGGGGTGGCGATATTCTTGGTCGTATCGTTCTTTTTGCTGCTCGTTAGCACCCTCTTTTCGTCAGGTGGCTCGCAGCCCGAAATCAAATCTAATTCTATATTAAAACTTTCTCTTACGCAGCCTATCAGTGAGCGCACGCCCGACAATCCACTTGAAGCCTTTGGGATTCCTGCCGATAAGCTCAATCTGCCTATGGGCTTGTGGGAAATACGCAAAACGATTCGTGCCGCCGCTAAGGACGACAACATCAAGGGCATTTATCTCGACTTGGGCGCAGTAACGCAGGGCGGTTGGTCGTCTTTGAATGAATTGCGATTGGAATTGAAAGCCTTTAAAGAAAGTGGCAAATTTATTATGGCGTATGGCGAAACGATTTCGGAAAAAGGCTACTATGTGGCTGCCTTAGCCGACGAAATTTACCTCAATCCGCAGGGCTTTTTCGAGTTCAACGGTTTGAGCAGTGAAGTTCCCTTTTTTGCAGGCACATTCGAAAAATTAGGCATCAGGGCGCAAGTTTTTAAAGTGGGAACGTTCAAATCTGCCGTAGAGCCTTTCATACTCGATAAGATGAGCGAACCCAATCGCGCACAGGTTACCTCCTATCTCAATTCTTTACACGACCACTTTCTCAAAAGCATTGCAGCCGATAGAGGGCTTGATTTTAATACCCTCAAAACGCTTTCTGATAGCATGACGGTGCGACGCGCAGAAGATGCCCTTACGCATAAATTGGTTACCAACGTTTGGTATTACGACCAAGTGGAGGCACAGTTGCGCCAAAAATTAGGCATAGAAGACGAAACCGAAAAGTTGAACTTTGTGAGCCTATCGCGCTATGCTGCCAGCGTAGAGGCGGAAGAAAACGAAAGCGAAAATAAAATCGCAGTCATTATCGGCGAGGGCGAAATTGTGTCGGGCAAAGGCAGCGACGACCAAATTGGCTCTGATGTCATTGCGGCACAAATTAGAAAGGCGCGTTTAGATGAAAATGTAAAAGCGATAGTCTTGCGCATCAATTCGCCGGGAGGCAGTGCCTTAGCCTCTGATGTGATGTGGCGCGAAGTGCAGTTAGCCAAAGAGAAGAAGCCCATTATTGCGTCTATGTCTGATGTGGCGGCTTCGGGCGGCTACTACATGGCAATGGGTTGCAATCGCATCTTTGCCAACGAAAACACCATCACAGGCTCGATAGGGATTTTTGGCTTGCTCTTCGAAACCGAAGACTTTTTCAAAGACAAATTAGGCGTTACCTTTGATAGGGTCAATACGGGCGAACTTTCTGCTTTGGGCATGCCTACCAAAAATTTTAGCCAAGCCGAAAAAGACTTTTTCCAAGAGCTTGTCAATGAAGGCTACGAAAACTTTACTTCCAAAGCCGCACAAGGGCGCAAGATGCCACTCGATTCGCTCAAAAACTATGCAGAAGGGCGCGTCTGGACAGGGCAAGAAGCCATCAAGCGCAACTTAGTAGATGAGTTTGGCGGTTTAGATGCAGCCATCGCCTATGCTGCCAAAGAAGCCAAAGTAGAAGACTACAAAACGGTACTTTATCCTGAAAAGAAAGATTTTCTGACCCAACTTTTAGAACAAGGCAGTGGCGAAATAAAAGCCAATCTGAAAGAGGAAATCATCAAAGAGGAGGTAGGCGAAAGTTATCAGTACCTACAAATGCTCAAAAAAGTATTCACTTGGGAAGGCATACAAGCACGTGCGCCCATTGATGCCAAAAACATCAACTAA
- a CDS encoding DUF6728 family protein, protein MDSKLDNSEEQVYRRRGNSVREYFTLMPVFSYLFRVFGKQNSKNFNIKMMHGINRISILMFLFALLVWTAKRLFM, encoded by the coding sequence ATGGATTCCAAACTCGACAACTCCGAAGAACAAGTCTACCGCCGCAGGGGAAATTCTGTGCGCGAATATTTTACGCTGATGCCTGTTTTTAGCTATCTTTTTCGCGTTTTCGGAAAGCAGAACTCTAAAAATTTCAATATCAAGATGATGCATGGCATCAATCGCATTTCTATCCTGATGTTTCTTTTTGCCTTGCTGGTCTGGACGGCAAAACGCCTTTTTATGTAA
- a CDS encoding M1 family metallopeptidase — translation MPTKHSLFAQNNTTSLERHKKPHNEQSKFAQLEPILPTPNVYRTGSGAPGHQYWQQKADYKMSLVLDDEKQWLYGKETITYTNNSPDVLTYLWVQLDQNLFKPESDTYKTQTGDFGDRIDLWNLQYLTGDYQYDGGFNIKSVTDTEGKPLNHTINKTMMRIELEKPLRKGDSYSFKIEWDYHINDQLKVGGRSGYEFFPEDGNYLYEMAQFFPRMAVYDDVNGWQNKQFLGRGEFALPFGDYEVEITAPADHVVGATGVLQNPDEVLSQTQRKRLDEAQTANRPVLIVSEAEARQAEKGRNKNTKTWKFKAENVRDYGWASSRKFVWDAMGVKVGDKTVMAMSYYPKEGNPLWGQYSTEAVAHTLEVYSKYTIEYPYPVAISVHGPVWGMEYPMICFNGGRPEPDGTYSDRIKYAMISVIIHEVGHNFFPMIVNSDERQWTWMDEGLNTFLQYLAEQEWERNYPSRRGAPSQIVEYMKGEKAGMNPIMTNSESILQFGNNAYGKPATALNILRETIMGRELFDYAFKEYAKRWAFKHPMPADFFRTMEDASAVDLDWFWHGWFYTNDCVDIAITQVEQFEHKPNDGDYIALKNYQDFTDISDQRNLNTIPQTRIERKPELRDFYNQNPEFVGNRAERNLKADPNFLGKLSSEEKAFFERNKHFYQVTFENYGGLVMPLLVQFEYEDGTKELQHIPAEVWRYNNEKVVKVFATKKPVRQIVLDPHQQTADIEMENNFFPRKEIPTRFQLYKRNMNNTNPMQQQKKKN, via the coding sequence ATGCCGACAAAACATAGCCTCTTTGCACAAAACAACACCACCTCTTTGGAGCGTCATAAAAAGCCCCACAACGAACAATCCAAATTTGCCCAATTAGAACCTATCCTACCTACGCCTAACGTCTATCGCACAGGTTCGGGTGCGCCAGGGCATCAATATTGGCAGCAAAAGGCAGACTACAAGATGTCTTTGGTCTTAGATGATGAAAAGCAGTGGCTTTATGGCAAAGAAACCATCACCTACACCAATAATTCGCCCGATGTGCTAACCTACCTTTGGGTACAATTAGACCAAAACCTTTTCAAACCCGAATCGGACACCTACAAAACGCAAACAGGCGATTTTGGCGATAGAATAGACCTTTGGAACTTGCAATATCTAACAGGCGACTACCAATATGATGGCGGCTTCAATATCAAAAGCGTAACCGATACCGAAGGAAAGCCCCTCAATCATACCATCAACAAGACCATGATGCGCATAGAGTTGGAAAAACCCCTGCGCAAAGGCGATTCTTATAGCTTTAAAATAGAATGGGATTATCACATCAACGACCAACTCAAAGTAGGCGGCAGAAGTGGTTATGAATTTTTCCCCGAAGACGGCAATTATTTGTACGAAATGGCGCAATTCTTCCCTCGCATGGCAGTTTATGATGACGTAAATGGTTGGCAGAACAAGCAATTTTTGGGGCGCGGCGAATTTGCCCTCCCTTTCGGCGACTATGAAGTGGAAATTACTGCCCCTGCCGACCATGTCGTAGGCGCAACAGGGGTACTACAAAACCCTGACGAGGTACTTTCCCAAACCCAACGCAAAAGACTTGACGAAGCCCAAACTGCAAACCGTCCTGTGCTTATCGTGAGTGAAGCCGAAGCCCGACAAGCCGAAAAAGGGCGCAACAAAAACACCAAAACATGGAAATTTAAAGCCGAAAATGTCCGCGACTACGGTTGGGCGAGTTCGCGCAAATTCGTCTGGGACGCAATGGGCGTAAAAGTAGGCGACAAGACCGTCATGGCGATGTCCTACTATCCAAAAGAAGGCAATCCGCTTTGGGGGCAATATTCCACCGAAGCCGTTGCGCATACCTTAGAAGTGTATTCCAAATATACCATCGAGTATCCCTACCCTGTCGCGATTTCAGTGCATGGTCCCGTTTGGGGCATGGAATACCCCATGATTTGCTTCAACGGCGGCAGACCCGAACCCGACGGCACGTATTCCGACCGCATCAAATACGCCATGATTTCGGTCATCATTCACGAAGTAGGGCATAACTTCTTTCCTATGATTGTCAATTCAGACGAAAGACAATGGACATGGATGGACGAAGGACTCAATACCTTCCTGCAATACCTTGCCGAACAGGAATGGGAACGCAACTATCCCTCGCGTAGGGGTGCGCCTTCTCAAATTGTGGAGTATATGAAAGGCGAAAAAGCAGGTATGAATCCCATCATGACCAATTCGGAGTCTATTTTACAATTTGGCAACAATGCCTACGGAAAACCTGCCACTGCCCTCAATATCTTGCGCGAAACCATCATGGGGCGCGAGCTTTTTGACTATGCCTTCAAAGAATACGCCAAGAGATGGGCTTTCAAACACCCCATGCCTGCCGATTTCTTCCGCACAATGGAAGATGCCTCTGCCGTAGATTTAGACTGGTTTTGGCATGGCTGGTTTTATACCAACGACTGTGTAGATATTGCCATTACGCAGGTAGAACAATTTGAACACAAACCCAACGACGGCGACTACATTGCCCTGAAAAACTACCAAGACTTTACCGACATCTCCGACCAGCGCAATCTTAACACTATCCCCCAAACGCGCATCGAGCGCAAGCCCGAATTGCGCGACTTTTACAACCAAAACCCCGAATTTGTCGGCAATCGCGCCGAGCGCAATCTCAAAGCCGACCCCAACTTTTTGGGCAAACTTTCGAGCGAAGAAAAAGCCTTCTTCGAGCGCAATAAGCACTTCTATCAGGTTACTTTCGAAAATTATGGCGGTTTGGTGATGCCGCTTTTGGTGCAATTTGAGTATGAAGATGGTACAAAGGAATTGCAACACATTCCTGCCGAAGTGTGGCGATACAATAACGAAAAAGTGGTGAAGGTCTTTGCTACAAAAAAGCCTGTCCGTCAGATTGTCTTAGACCCCCATCAGCAGACTGCCGATATAGAAATGGAAAACAACTTTTTCCCACGCAAGGAAATTCCGACCCGCTTCCAACTCTATAAACGCAATATGAACAACACCAATCCGATGCAGCAGCAGAAGAAGAAAAACTAA
- a CDS encoding retron system putative HNH endonuclease — MIKIKKGHTPAPLLALQNVEGASYDDLRGSDKDEVKSALLENQGYICAYCMKPINENTMGIEHFKSQSTDPHLDLDFNNMLAVCRDQNEHCDVYRSRQLDADGKQKNFVYLPNPKSLEFARLKFNYARASFEITCSNDDNVTQELEKSENLPPRNGLLNLNCKTLTDLRRSAWSAVQRRLERRSPARLWRETPAAIRLAEDIYREYQPSGKNKAFYPVVLLNLERHFPQLK, encoded by the coding sequence ATGATAAAAATCAAGAAAGGACATACTCCAGCACCATTATTAGCACTACAGAATGTAGAAGGTGCAAGCTACGATGATTTAAGAGGTTCTGATAAAGACGAAGTAAAATCAGCCTTGCTCGAAAATCAAGGCTACATTTGTGCTTATTGTATGAAGCCAATTAATGAAAATACTATGGGGATAGAGCATTTTAAATCTCAGTCTACCGACCCCCATTTGGATTTAGACTTCAACAATATGTTAGCCGTCTGCCGCGACCAAAACGAGCATTGTGATGTTTACAGAAGTCGTCAGTTAGATGCAGATGGCAAGCAAAAAAATTTTGTTTATCTTCCTAATCCCAAAAGTCTCGAATTTGCCCGTCTAAAGTTTAATTACGCGAGAGCATCTTTCGAAATAACTTGTTCTAATGATGATAACGTTACGCAAGAGTTAGAAAAGTCAGAAAATTTACCACCGAGGAACGGGTTACTAAATCTAAACTGTAAAACCTTAACAGACCTTAGACGAAGTGCTTGGTCGGCAGTACAAAGAAGATTAGAAAGAAGAAGCCCAGCAAGACTATGGCGCGAAACGCCTGCTGCTATTCGTTTAGCTGAAGATATTTATAGAGAATATCAACCGAGCGGAAAAAATAAAGCGTTTTATCCCGTGGTGTTGCTCAATTTAGAACGACATTTTCCTCAATTAAAATAA
- a CDS encoding AAA family ATPase: MSNIAKLHQEVFDFLEEKREKYPDLYFSLRTDNVKNRLTDGHRFWGNDKNLYFSFWEGQDRIAKAANISIHITIKGHLYLWLNAKDNDKKAVFFEKLAHTLGRFSRTKNTQTNEYENTWRRSYAQEGWKSGLEDFIENDWKKINQFLLFSDLDKEITPIHRENFEESIRIQDEIKQKDVLTFRIATLPRKTYKPIKLRELYLQNIGHFEELSLSLSQKVTILIGENGSGKSTVLRALALALTGVNAFQESGQNLLGKELKDWLQIIGYDNKRPVYAQNGLINLLYERNDEHNNEIKLYFNDRLGVLAEDVLEPETEYFATMHNESETDILFLGFPQGGGYESPAKLHESNRPEYIDLFTMITDRAHKKLERFKNWTDTNYKQHLTALKDGNLSEATAYLSKIKDVFKLISLVTSENESETIVEFSKILYDEEAKDGRIILVNIKSANLDKPQTIELDLLSQGYQNLFYWFGELVSRAHQVNEFYKKEQPQKAKESIFEMNGIVLIDEIDTYLHLKWQQNILKVLADKFKNMQFVVTTHSSKVLTGISSDICNAFKIEDKRAERLEYFYGQEINKANKVFFDVPKRDKYIQEKVDTIISLLDEETPESIEKAEKLYLELAAILGHEDTDMVFIDTTLSILKIEQGL, translated from the coding sequence ATGTCCAATATTGCCAAACTGCACCAAGAGGTTTTTGATTTTTTAGAAGAAAAACGCGAAAAGTATCCTGATTTATATTTTTCTTTGCGTACAGATAATGTTAAAAATCGTCTGACAGATGGACATCGTTTTTGGGGAAACGATAAAAATTTGTATTTTTCTTTTTGGGAAGGGCAGGATAGAATAGCGAAAGCGGCTAATATTTCTATCCACATAACAATAAAGGGACATTTATATTTATGGCTTAATGCTAAGGATAATGATAAAAAAGCAGTTTTTTTTGAAAAATTAGCTCATACGTTAGGACGCTTTTCTCGGACAAAAAACACCCAAACTAATGAGTATGAAAATACTTGGCGTAGAAGTTATGCACAAGAGGGTTGGAAAAGTGGCTTAGAAGATTTTATTGAGAATGATTGGAAAAAAATAAATCAGTTTCTATTATTCAGTGACTTAGATAAAGAAATTACACCAATTCATCGAGAAAATTTTGAAGAATCTATAAGAATTCAAGATGAAATAAAGCAAAAGGACGTTTTGACTTTCCGAATAGCTACTCTTCCAAGAAAAACCTATAAGCCCATAAAGCTTCGAGAATTATATCTTCAAAATATTGGTCATTTTGAGGAATTATCACTCTCACTTTCTCAAAAGGTAACGATTTTGATAGGTGAAAATGGCTCAGGTAAATCTACGGTTTTACGTGCTTTAGCTTTAGCCTTAACGGGCGTTAATGCCTTTCAAGAAAGCGGACAAAACTTACTTGGTAAAGAGCTAAAAGATTGGCTTCAGATAATAGGTTATGACAACAAACGCCCCGTTTACGCTCAAAACGGTTTGATTAACTTACTTTATGAAAGAAATGACGAACATAACAACGAAATCAAGTTATATTTTAATGATAGATTAGGTGTTTTAGCAGAAGATGTTTTAGAGCCTGAAACGGAGTATTTCGCCACAATGCACAACGAATCTGAAACAGATATACTTTTTCTTGGCTTCCCACAAGGCGGTGGCTATGAAAGCCCTGCAAAACTTCACGAATCTAATCGCCCTGAGTATATTGATTTATTTACTATGATTACCGACCGCGCACATAAAAAATTGGAGCGGTTTAAAAATTGGACAGATACTAATTACAAGCAACATCTTACTGCCTTAAAAGATGGTAACCTATCCGAGGCGACAGCTTATCTTTCTAAAATCAAAGACGTATTTAAATTAATTTCATTGGTTACTTCCGAAAATGAAAGCGAAACAATCGTAGAATTTTCTAAAATTCTCTATGATGAAGAAGCAAAAGACGGTAGAATAATTTTGGTAAACATTAAATCTGCTAACTTGGATAAGCCACAAACCATAGAACTGGATTTGTTAAGCCAAGGCTACCAAAATTTATTTTATTGGTTCGGGGAGTTGGTTTCGCGAGCGCATCAAGTCAACGAGTTTTACAAAAAAGAACAGCCGCAAAAGGCAAAAGAAAGTATTTTTGAAATGAATGGTATTGTGTTAATTGACGAAATTGACACGTATTTACATTTAAAATGGCAACAAAACATTTTAAAGGTTTTGGCGGACAAATTTAAAAATATGCAGTTTGTGGTTACAACACATAGTTCCAAGGTCTTAACAGGTATTTCTTCTGACATTTGCAATGCTTTTAAAATTGAAGACAAAAGAGCTGAAAGGCTTGAATATTTTTATGGACAAGAAATAAATAAAGCAAATAAAGTATTTTTTGATGTACCTAAACGTGATAAATATATTCAAGAAAAGGTTGATACTATAATTTCTTTGCTTGATGAGGAAACACCTGAAAGCATTGAAAAAGCAGAAAAATTATACCTTGAATTGGCAGCTATTTTGGGTCATGAAGATACCGATATGGTATTTATTGACACAACATTATCCATTTTAAAAATTGAGCAGGGATTATGA
- a CDS encoding M1 family metallopeptidase: MTTLPSLLTRLLFGTTLLGSLCFLSQCQNASDNSQQKNADSTQTAMQFPEIPPIESIDVHSFAQPQKARLTQLALDVSVDFETKTIAGVAAYQIEAAAGEKEIIFDTKDLTIEAVTDKNGNALQYVIGEKDDILGAPLRVTFQDPAAEVHIRYRSSSKAEALQWLEPQQTQGKKEPFLFTQSQAILARTWIPIQDSPGIRFTYTAKVSVPKQLLAVMSATNPTEKNSEGVYTFEMKQPIPAYLMALSVGDIVFEKVGNRTGVYAEPATLKAAVYEFAEMEQMLEAAEKLYGTYAWERYDLIVLPPSFPFGGMENPRLTFATPTILAGDRSLTALVAHELAHSWSGNLVTTHTWDDFWLNEGFTVYFENRIMEAVYGKEYADMLALISYLDLKETVEEYEKEGKSEDTKLKLDLKGRNPDDGVSAIAYDKGFFFLKRCEEVVGREGFDEFLSEYFKTFAFKTIDTKTFVFYLETRLLAQYPEAKAAIEAEKWIYQAGIPENIPQISSKSYQTALDAAQAFEKGSEPQALQSQYETEKWRFQQWVFFLRNLPQSLSEAQMKSLDATFGFTKMGNSEILAVWLAMVAKNEYKPAYVQMESFLMQVGRRKFIVPIYKMLMEKQSTQPLAKQIYKKARPNYHPVAVLTLDELVK, encoded by the coding sequence ATGACTACCCTCCCCTCCCTTCTGACCCGTTTGCTCTTTGGCACAACGCTGCTCGGAAGTCTTTGTTTCCTAAGCCAATGCCAAAATGCTTCGGACAATTCCCAACAAAAAAACGCAGATTCTACCCAAACCGCTATGCAATTTCCAGAGATTCCACCCATAGAAAGCATCGACGTTCATTCTTTTGCCCAACCACAAAAGGCACGCCTGACCCAATTAGCCCTCGATGTTAGCGTTGATTTCGAAACCAAAACCATTGCAGGTGTGGCGGCTTATCAAATCGAGGCGGCGGCAGGCGAAAAAGAAATTATTTTCGATACCAAAGATTTGACCATCGAAGCCGTTACTGATAAAAATGGCAATGCGTTGCAATATGTGATAGGTGAAAAAGACGACATCTTAGGCGCACCCTTGCGCGTAACCTTTCAAGACCCTGCCGCCGAAGTGCATATCCGTTACCGCAGCTCATCTAAGGCAGAGGCGTTACAATGGCTCGAACCCCAACAGACGCAGGGCAAAAAAGAGCCTTTTCTCTTTACACAATCGCAGGCAATTTTGGCGCGTACTTGGATTCCAATTCAGGATAGCCCCGGTATTCGCTTTACCTATACGGCTAAGGTCAGCGTGCCAAAGCAACTCTTGGCAGTGATGAGCGCGACCAATCCCACCGAAAAAAATAGCGAAGGCGTTTATACCTTCGAGATGAAACAGCCCATTCCTGCCTATTTGATGGCTTTAAGTGTAGGCGACATCGTCTTCGAAAAGGTAGGCAATCGCACAGGGGTCTATGCCGAACCTGCTACCCTAAAAGCGGCAGTCTATGAGTTTGCAGAGATGGAACAAATGCTCGAAGCCGCCGAAAAACTCTACGGCACGTATGCTTGGGAGCGGTACGATTTGATAGTCTTGCCCCCCAGTTTCCCCTTTGGCGGCATGGAAAATCCGCGCCTGACCTTCGCTACACCTACAATTTTGGCAGGCGACCGCTCCCTGACCGCCTTAGTAGCCCATGAACTCGCCCATTCGTGGTCAGGCAATTTGGTTACGACACACACTTGGGACGATTTTTGGCTCAATGAAGGCTTTACCGTTTATTTCGAAAACCGCATCATGGAGGCAGTTTATGGCAAAGAATACGCCGATATGTTGGCTCTCATTAGCTATTTAGACCTCAAAGAAACCGTAGAGGAATACGAAAAAGAGGGCAAAAGCGAGGATACCAAGCTCAAATTAGACCTAAAAGGACGCAACCCCGACGACGGCGTAAGTGCCATTGCTTACGATAAGGGCTTCTTTTTTCTCAAACGCTGTGAAGAAGTAGTGGGCAGGGAAGGCTTCGACGAATTTTTGAGCGAATACTTCAAAACTTTTGCCTTCAAGACCATCGATACCAAGACCTTCGTTTTCTACCTCGAAACGCGCCTGCTTGCACAATACCCCGAAGCCAAAGCCGCCATCGAAGCCGAAAAATGGATTTATCAGGCAGGCATACCCGAAAATATCCCCCAAATTAGCTCGAAAAGCTACCAAACTGCCCTCGATGCTGCCCAAGCCTTTGAAAAGGGAAGTGAGCCACAAGCCCTACAAAGCCAATATGAAACTGAAAAGTGGCGTTTCCAACAGTGGGTCTTTTTCCTACGCAACCTCCCCCAAAGCCTTTCAGAGGCGCAAATGAAGTCGCTTGACGCTACTTTTGGTTTTACCAAAATGGGCAATAGCGAAATCTTAGCCGTCTGGCTTGCTATGGTCGCTAAAAATGAGTACAAGCCTGCTTATGTGCAGATGGAAAGTTTTTTGATGCAGGTAGGAAGGCGAAAATTTATCGTACCCATCTATAAAATGTTGATGGAAAAGCAAAGTACGCAGCCTTTGGCAAAGCAAATCTATAAGAAGGCACGCCCCAACTATCACCCTGTTGCGGTCTTGACCCTTGATGAATTAGTAAAATAA